Proteins from a single region of Nitrososphaerota archaeon:
- a CDS encoding 50S ribosomal protein L16 has product MHGKNYRVIRGMAYTSKKYAPGAPNPKVARFTTGKSRPDYDVKLSLVSEGRVQIRSNALEAARVAASKKVAILTEEQFCLRVVTYPFSILRENKMIATAGADRLQEGMRKAFGKPIGMAARVGIGSVILELSVMKENLDKAKLAMWAAGTKLPMKTHTEIVERQKAEAPAAQAS; this is encoded by the coding sequence ATGCATGGAAAGAACTATCGTGTCATCAGAGGCATGGCGTACACCTCGAAGAAATACGCCCCTGGAGCGCCCAACCCCAAGGTAGCCAGGTTCACCACCGGCAAGAGCAGGCCGGACTACGATGTGAAACTGAGCCTCGTCTCAGAAGGTCGGGTCCAGATAAGGAGCAACGCCCTGGAGGCCGCCAGGGTAGCGGCAAGCAAGAAGGTCGCCATCCTCACAGAAGAGCAGTTCTGCCTGAGGGTGGTTACGTATCCGTTCTCGATTCTCAGGGAGAACAAGATGATCGCTACGGCGGGAGCGGACCGTCTTCAGGAAGGGATGAGGAAGGCGTTCGGGAAACCCATAGGCATGGCAGCCAGAGTCGGGATCGGGAGCGTGATTTTGGAGCTCAGCGTGATGAAAGAGAACCTCGACAAGGCGAAGTTGGCCATGTGGGCCGCGGGGACGAAGCTACCCATGAAGACCCATACGGAGATCGTCGAACGCCAGAAGGCCGAGGCCCCAGCCGCTCAGGCATCTTAG
- a CDS encoding class I SAM-dependent methyltransferase: MAGGILEYGELAKYYDVMYSWKDYRRESEIVRQLIKRYKRSRGKALLDVGCGTGKHLEALTGSFDCVGVDSSRDMLRLARRNVTGVEFICGDMETFNLGREFDVVLCLFSAIGHVETYPRLARTLRNFARHLRPGGVAIIEPWLTRSTFKDGHVHVLTQGTDGFKVVRVSPRPCREGVLSWT, translated from the coding sequence GTGGCCGGCGGGATACTGGAATATGGAGAGCTCGCCAAGTACTACGATGTCATGTATTCCTGGAAGGACTACCGCAGGGAATCAGAAATAGTTCGTCAACTGATAAAGCGGTACAAGCGGTCCCGGGGGAAGGCGCTCCTCGACGTCGGGTGCGGTACCGGGAAGCACCTCGAGGCGCTGACAGGGAGCTTCGACTGCGTAGGAGTCGACTCGTCCAGGGACATGCTCAGGCTGGCGAGGCGGAACGTCACCGGAGTGGAGTTCATCTGCGGTGATATGGAGACGTTCAACCTGGGAAGGGAGTTCGACGTCGTCCTCTGCCTTTTCAGCGCCATCGGGCATGTGGAGACCTACCCCCGCCTCGCCAGGACCCTCCGCAACTTCGCCAGGCACCTCCGACCAGGAGGCGTAGCGATCATAGAGCCTTGGCTCACGAGGTCGACGTTCAAAGACGGTCACGTCCATGTGTTGACCCAGGGGACCGACGGCTTCAAGGTCGTCAGGGTCAGCCCGCGACCGTGCAGAGAGGGCGTTCTGTCCTGGACATGA
- a CDS encoding ribosomal RNA small subunit methyltransferase A yields the protein MKRHRLGQHYLVDQELAGRMVSYAAIGPGERVLEIGTGRGTLTRLLAGRGASLTGYEVDPVNHKETTRALEGTGADIRLGDAFEATPVFDVLVASLPYSESSAFVDWLSRARFSRAVVMLQEDFVRKLTAPPGDRDYRGVSALAQVALDVEVLERVGREAFSPRPKVSSAVVSITPRRLVTREEESKIARLFSLRRREVVGALAELEMRGQGDYGRRRVYSLTPSEVHEICGR from the coding sequence ATGAAGAGGCATAGACTCGGGCAGCACTACCTGGTGGACCAGGAGCTCGCCGGGAGGATGGTGTCCTATGCCGCCATCGGTCCAGGGGAGAGGGTGCTTGAGATAGGGACCGGAAGGGGGACGCTGACCAGGCTCCTCGCAGGGAGAGGCGCGTCCCTGACCGGGTATGAGGTGGACCCCGTGAACCACAAAGAAACGACAAGGGCTCTGGAGGGGACGGGAGCGGACATCCGCCTCGGGGACGCCTTCGAAGCGACGCCGGTGTTCGACGTGCTGGTTGCGAGCCTCCCCTACTCCGAGTCGTCCGCCTTCGTAGACTGGCTGAGCCGGGCAAGGTTCTCCAGGGCCGTGGTGATGCTGCAGGAGGACTTCGTCAGGAAGCTGACTGCGCCCCCAGGGGACAGGGACTATCGGGGGGTCTCGGCCCTCGCCCAGGTCGCCTTAGACGTGGAGGTCCTGGAGCGGGTGGGGAGGGAGGCGTTTTCGCCCCGTCCAAAGGTCAGCTCGGCCGTCGTCTCAATCACCCCCAGGCGCCTGGTGACCCGGGAGGAGGAGTCGAAGATAGCCCGGCTCTTCTCGCTGAGGCGGCGCGAAGTGGTCGGAGCCCTGGCTGAGCTGGAAATGAGAGGGCAGGGAGACTACGGCAGGCGGAGAGTATATTCGCTCACGCCCTCCGAAGTCCATGAAATCTGCGGAAGGTAG
- a CDS encoding amino acid permease, with the protein MSRRKLSFWEATAIGLGNIVGAGIFVMAGAAVNEAGAGALVAFVITAALAITVGLNSAELSSKLPDIQGGVYSFAKATLGDTIGFLVGWFRLISYAVSGAAVALGFAAYLIDFGLPRLAYFPLAATLIVTLCLVEMRGIKIASEFEKWLVAFTIVGLGLTVAAILFFGRYSPSNFAPLFPLGSLGVIQAASLAFFAYSGFNTIATLTPDVEDGAKKVPKAIMTSLGISSVFYILVVFSLLYATKWTGYGTASNPVSLALAAVRAPGPISSVVSVAALTATLTVTLSLIIAGSRTAKQMGEDRMLPSFLGRGSRVPTLVIAVVMLSSLALGNVESIALVANFGVIFSYMLSGVEVAITRKRLMRGSYLSLGYPYVQIFSVVLSGSLMLGLGEQSLVIGSLTLLVGLVFHSVYERIVKASPRDGSTEHGQSPQDGGPS; encoded by the coding sequence ATGAGTAGAAGGAAACTGAGCTTCTGGGAGGCCACGGCCATCGGGCTGGGGAACATCGTCGGCGCAGGTATATTCGTGATGGCTGGGGCTGCTGTCAACGAGGCCGGAGCCGGGGCCTTGGTGGCGTTCGTCATCACCGCCGCCCTCGCGATCACGGTCGGCCTGAACAGCGCGGAACTCTCTTCAAAACTGCCGGACATACAAGGAGGGGTCTACAGCTTCGCCAAGGCCACCCTCGGGGACACCATCGGCTTCCTCGTGGGATGGTTCAGGCTCATATCTTACGCGGTGAGCGGCGCGGCAGTCGCTCTTGGCTTCGCGGCTTACCTCATAGACTTTGGGTTGCCCCGACTGGCATACTTCCCACTTGCGGCGACCCTCATCGTGACCCTCTGCCTTGTTGAGATGAGGGGGATCAAGATCGCGTCCGAATTCGAAAAGTGGCTCGTGGCCTTCACAATCGTGGGCCTCGGTCTGACTGTCGCAGCGATTCTTTTCTTCGGGAGGTATTCTCCCAGTAACTTCGCTCCCCTGTTTCCACTTGGATCTTTGGGAGTCATCCAGGCCGCGAGCCTGGCCTTCTTCGCTTACTCCGGCTTCAACACGATTGCAACCCTCACCCCCGACGTGGAGGACGGGGCAAAGAAGGTCCCCAAGGCGATAATGACCTCTCTCGGGATAAGCTCAGTCTTCTACATATTGGTGGTCTTTTCGTTGCTGTATGCTACGAAATGGACTGGGTACGGGACTGCCTCGAACCCTGTTTCGCTCGCCCTCGCCGCGGTCCGAGCCCCAGGCCCGATTTCCAGCGTCGTCAGCGTGGCGGCGCTGACGGCGACTCTGACCGTGACGCTTTCTCTAATCATAGCTGGCTCGAGGACCGCCAAGCAAATGGGAGAGGACAGGATGCTCCCCTCCTTTCTGGGCAGGGGCTCAAGAGTACCAACACTGGTCATAGCCGTTGTGATGCTTTCATCGCTTGCGCTCGGAAACGTGGAGTCGATTGCTCTCGTGGCGAACTTCGGCGTCATATTCTCGTACATGCTCTCCGGGGTAGAAGTCGCGATAACGAGGAAAAGGCTGATGCGTGGGAGCTACCTTTCGCTAGGCTATCCTTACGTCCAGATATTCTCCGTCGTGCTTTCGGGTTCCTTGATGCTCGGCCTCGGCGAGCAGTCCCTCGTGATTGGATCTTTGACGTTGCTGGTGGGGCTTGTCTTTCACTCGGTATACGAGCGCATCGTCAAGGCATCACCACGGGATGGCTCGACGGAGCACGGTCAGAGTCCACAGGACGGCGGCCCGTCCTAA
- a CDS encoding DUF655 domain-containing protein: MPADKKYEESAYVLDFLQRGKSVVIKGREGPMVQALGEDRLTLLELLAMENQDFEVGEKVKIGKEGREKIASVLGKLAYEELTPEARASLPSVAEDLVKENEKKYVAYLNDLQPLTPRLHALELIPGIGKTFMKEIVEMREKQPFASFDDVQKRVGLREPAKMMAKRIVEELAGDSRVSIFVRK; the protein is encoded by the coding sequence ATGCCAGCGGATAAGAAGTACGAGGAGAGCGCCTATGTCCTTGACTTCCTTCAGAGGGGGAAGTCTGTGGTGATCAAGGGGAGAGAGGGACCGATGGTCCAGGCTCTGGGTGAGGACAGGCTGACCCTCCTTGAGCTCCTGGCCATGGAGAACCAAGACTTCGAGGTCGGAGAGAAAGTGAAGATAGGGAAGGAAGGACGCGAGAAGATAGCGAGCGTGCTGGGGAAGCTCGCCTATGAAGAGCTCACTCCCGAAGCCAGGGCGTCGCTCCCCTCTGTCGCTGAAGACCTGGTCAAAGAGAACGAGAAGAAGTACGTGGCATACCTTAACGACCTGCAGCCGCTCACCCCCAGGTTGCACGCCCTCGAGTTGATACCCGGCATAGGGAAGACATTCATGAAGGAGATCGTCGAGATGAGGGAGAAACAGCCCTTCGCCAGCTTCGACGACGTCCAGAAGAGGGTGGGACTCAGGGAGCCTGCAAAGATGATGGCCAAGCGGATCGTGGAAGAGCTCGCCGGCGACTCCAGGGTGAGCATATTCGTCAGGAAGTAA
- a CDS encoding RNA polymerase Rpb4: protein MSEKPEKKLLTIPEANQILEKIDLEKADQIQKRTLDYTTKFSKVQADTAKKLRKELETEAGLSEEEAVELVNVSPKSVEELRTFTSGWRKLLSTETLEKILKILHPKS, encoded by the coding sequence ATGTCAGAGAAACCCGAGAAGAAACTACTGACTATCCCGGAGGCAAACCAGATACTGGAGAAGATTGACCTGGAGAAGGCGGACCAGATTCAGAAGAGGACCCTGGACTACACGACGAAGTTTTCGAAGGTCCAGGCGGACACCGCCAAGAAGCTGAGGAAGGAACTGGAGACGGAGGCGGGGCTGAGTGAAGAGGAGGCGGTGGAGTTAGTCAATGTCTCGCCGAAGTCGGTGGAAGAGTTGAGGACATTCACGTCAGGGTGGAGGAAGCTCCTCTCGACCGAGACGCTCGAAAAGATACTGAAGATACTGCATCCGAAGTCTTAA
- a CDS encoding 50S ribosomal protein L21 has product MPKSHGTRRRTRSLLRSSAKKGLSSLLVEYSPTDKVVIKIDPAQVKGMPHRRFNGLVGTVTKVGRRAVTIDVRVGDKVKTLIARKEHVVRMEGN; this is encoded by the coding sequence TTGCCGAAGTCGCACGGAACAAGGAGAAGGACCAGGTCGCTCCTTAGATCGTCGGCTAAGAAGGGGCTCAGCAGCCTGCTGGTGGAGTACTCCCCCACCGACAAGGTGGTAATCAAAATCGACCCTGCTCAAGTGAAGGGGATGCCGCACAGAAGGTTCAACGGCCTGGTAGGGACGGTCACCAAGGTGGGGAGGCGGGCCGTCACCATCGATGTCAGGGTCGGGGACAAGGTCAAGACTCTTATCGCCAGGAAGGAGCACGTGGTCAGGATGGAGGGAAACTGA
- the ffh gene encoding signal recognition particle protein, whose translation MLDSLRDGLQAAVRKLVGANLVDEKSVKEFVRDLQRALIQSDVNVRIALEATERVQKRALEEKPPAGVTKKDQIVSILYEELAGVLGGEGGLKLDRDRTNVLVMLGVQGSGKTTTTGKLARLYSRRGFKVGVVAADTFRPGAVAQLKALAASAGVEVYSDGKEKDSVKIAKDGRKAFEGSKNLVIIDTAGRHKEEKGLLQEMKEVVSGVKPDATILVIDGTIGQQCYNQAKAFHQAAPVGGIIVTKLDGAAKGGGALAASAATGAKVHFIGTGERIDDLEEFVPTRFVGRLLGMGDLRALMDMVRESEVVVDEKMTQRVMSGKMTMNDLLVQFEQMKKFGSLKKILEHIPGFSGQVDAKELDKAEDRVKVYRSIIQSMTGDEKENPETINASRLRRIAKGSGRSDKDVRELLTRYKQMKTLVKTSKGRELRQMMRRMGEG comes from the coding sequence ATGTTAGACTCTCTGCGAGATGGGCTCCAGGCCGCTGTCCGCAAGCTCGTCGGGGCGAACCTGGTCGACGAGAAGTCGGTGAAGGAGTTCGTCCGCGACCTTCAGAGGGCCCTCATCCAGTCTGACGTCAACGTGAGGATAGCCCTGGAGGCGACGGAGAGGGTCCAGAAGAGGGCCCTGGAGGAGAAGCCCCCGGCTGGCGTTACCAAGAAGGACCAAATAGTCTCGATACTGTACGAGGAGCTCGCCGGGGTCCTTGGCGGCGAAGGAGGGCTCAAGCTCGACAGGGACAGGACCAACGTATTGGTGATGCTCGGGGTCCAGGGGTCAGGGAAGACGACGACGACCGGGAAGCTGGCACGGCTGTACTCCAGGCGCGGGTTCAAGGTCGGCGTGGTGGCTGCAGACACCTTCAGGCCGGGAGCTGTGGCTCAGTTGAAGGCCCTGGCGGCGTCGGCCGGGGTAGAGGTGTACAGCGACGGGAAGGAGAAAGACTCGGTGAAGATAGCGAAGGACGGGAGGAAGGCGTTTGAAGGGTCCAAGAACTTGGTGATTATAGACACCGCTGGGAGGCACAAGGAGGAGAAGGGCCTCCTCCAGGAGATGAAGGAGGTGGTAAGTGGCGTCAAGCCCGATGCGACCATCCTCGTCATAGACGGGACCATAGGCCAGCAGTGCTACAACCAGGCAAAGGCGTTCCATCAGGCCGCGCCCGTAGGAGGCATCATAGTGACGAAGTTGGACGGTGCCGCGAAGGGAGGCGGCGCCCTGGCTGCGTCGGCAGCCACCGGGGCGAAGGTCCACTTTATCGGCACCGGAGAGAGAATCGACGACCTGGAGGAGTTCGTCCCCACGAGGTTCGTAGGGAGGCTCCTCGGGATGGGGGACCTGAGGGCCCTCATGGACATGGTACGGGAGTCCGAGGTGGTGGTCGACGAGAAGATGACCCAGCGCGTGATGTCGGGGAAGATGACCATGAACGACCTGCTGGTCCAATTCGAGCAGATGAAGAAGTTCGGCTCGCTCAAGAAGATCCTCGAGCACATCCCCGGGTTCTCGGGCCAGGTGGATGCCAAGGAGCTCGACAAGGCCGAGGACAGGGTCAAGGTCTATAGGTCCATAATCCAGTCGATGACAGGGGACGAGAAGGAAAACCCGGAGACGATAAACGCCTCCAGGCTGAGGCGCATAGCGAAGGGGTCCGGCCGGAGCGACAAGGATGTGAGAGAGCTTCTGACGAGGTACAAGCAGATGAAGACCCTGGTGAAAACCAGCAAGGGGCGCGAGCTCAGGCAGATGATGCGCCGCATGGGCGAAGGGTAG
- a CDS encoding class I SAM-dependent methyltransferase, with protein MLRSSTAKRDGWDDLSDWYDRKQGDSGDLWHRTLIDPGLLRVVGDCRGKDALDLGCGNGYLSRRLAALGARVTAVDGSSRMIRNAKARDRGTGVRYLRRDADALRGVPSAAFDIVFANMSLMDMADLTAEGAVGEAARVLKEGGRLVASISHPCFDVMSNSGWIAEKMFGGRRVIYRKVTGYRRSFSEQAPWRMADGSKRYTACYHRPLSWYARLLRSMGFVITSLEEPEPTDEFVEKEQVEGDLDGPGAMEVPLHLVIEAVKSE; from the coding sequence TTGCTCAGGTCAAGCACAGCTAAGCGGGACGGCTGGGACGATCTTTCTGACTGGTACGATCGGAAGCAGGGGGATTCGGGCGACCTCTGGCACAGGACCCTCATAGACCCTGGCCTGCTGCGTGTGGTGGGAGACTGCAGGGGGAAGGATGCCCTAGACCTCGGGTGCGGCAACGGTTACCTGTCTCGCCGGCTCGCGGCCCTTGGAGCGCGGGTGACAGCGGTGGACGGGTCCTCCAGGATGATCAGGAACGCGAAAGCCCGCGACAGGGGCACCGGGGTGCGATACCTCAGGCGCGACGCCGACGCGCTGAGGGGGGTACCCAGTGCGGCGTTCGACATCGTCTTCGCGAACATGAGCCTGATGGACATGGCAGACCTGACCGCGGAAGGCGCTGTGGGAGAGGCTGCGAGGGTCCTGAAGGAAGGAGGGCGGCTCGTCGCCAGCATCTCTCATCCGTGCTTCGACGTCATGTCGAATTCGGGCTGGATAGCGGAGAAAATGTTCGGGGGTCGCCGCGTAATCTACCGGAAGGTCACGGGGTACCGCAGATCGTTCTCCGAGCAGGCGCCATGGCGGATGGCGGACGGTTCGAAGAGGTATACCGCCTGCTACCACAGGCCCCTCAGTTGGTATGCGCGGTTGCTGCGTTCGATGGGGTTCGTAATCACTTCCCTCGAAGAGCCGGAACCTACCGACGAGTTCGTTGAGAAGGAGCAGGTGGAAGGGGACCTGGACGGCCCCGGGGCAATGGAAGTCCCGCTCCACCTAGTGATTGAAGCGGTAAAGTCAGAATGA
- a CDS encoding diphthine--ammonia ligase — protein sequence MRVGVLWSGGKDSTYAAWLASKKEELACLVTITPKSDESYMFHYPDLKWTALQAEAMGVPQLTSDTEGVKEEELKDLEDALGEAKSRFSLEGVYTGALGSVYQKSRVEKACGKLGLTCVSPLWGADPEAHLRRLISDGFSVMMVSVSALGLDEGWLGRVLDDGAVDELVALGRKYRFHVGLEGGEGETFVLDAPMFSKKVEVRSALNHWRGDRGYLEITDARLIPKSSPRVEAAWSPRPG from the coding sequence ATGAGGGTGGGTGTGCTCTGGTCGGGAGGGAAGGATTCCACCTACGCCGCCTGGCTGGCCTCCAAGAAGGAAGAGCTCGCCTGTTTGGTAACCATCACTCCGAAGTCCGACGAGTCATACATGTTCCACTACCCAGACCTGAAGTGGACGGCTCTACAGGCCGAAGCGATGGGAGTCCCGCAGCTCACCTCTGACACCGAGGGGGTCAAGGAGGAGGAGCTGAAGGACCTGGAGGACGCCCTGGGTGAGGCGAAGTCCAGGTTCAGCCTCGAAGGGGTGTATACAGGCGCCCTGGGGAGCGTCTACCAGAAGAGCAGGGTCGAAAAGGCCTGCGGGAAGCTCGGCCTGACCTGCGTCTCTCCGCTGTGGGGCGCGGACCCCGAAGCCCACCTGCGGAGGCTGATAAGTGACGGGTTCTCCGTCATGATGGTGAGCGTGTCCGCACTCGGTCTGGACGAAGGGTGGCTGGGAAGGGTGCTCGACGATGGTGCGGTCGACGAGCTTGTCGCCCTGGGGAGGAAGTACAGGTTCCACGTCGGGCTGGAAGGGGGCGAAGGCGAGACGTTCGTGCTGGACGCGCCTATGTTCTCTAAGAAGGTGGAGGTCCGCTCGGCACTGAATCACTGGCGCGGAGACAGAGGATACCTGGAGATAACCGACGCCAGGCTGATACCCAAGTCTAGCCCGAGGGTGGAGGCGGCCTGGTCCCCAAGACCAGGTTGA
- a CDS encoding trypsin-like peptidase domain-containing protein, with translation MKVRRGAGTAYWGVLAVAVVLASILTFSVVSEMSQAKAKSDSTLINSLISENSQLQKQLAAATQQTNSTFQGLDTVQIYKADSGGVVTVQGTSISGGTNSTVLGSGFVINYTGNFYIVTNFHVVSGVNGITVTFQDGDAYPATVLGSDGYSDLAVLNVSAPASEFHPLDLVSSALLAVGQPVAVIGNPFGLAGSMTAGIVSQLGRTISDPLAGNFAIADVIQFSAPINPGNSGGPLLDSQGAVVGITTATVQSSQGVGFAIPSDTILKELSSLVTTGSYDLHSYMGITTVDMSYQLAQLENANVTYGVLVEQVVSGGPAQAAGLKGGTGTADVSGSSYLIGGDIITAVNGTKIVNSDSLSTYLEEYTLPGQTLSLSIIRDGQQMTINLVLGTRPPPPSG, from the coding sequence ATGAAGGTCCGCAGAGGAGCCGGAACGGCGTATTGGGGGGTGCTGGCGGTCGCCGTGGTGCTCGCCTCCATCCTGACCTTCTCGGTGGTTTCTGAAATGAGCCAGGCGAAGGCCAAATCTGACAGTACTCTCATCAACTCCCTGATTTCCGAGAACTCTCAACTCCAAAAGCAACTGGCGGCGGCCACCCAGCAGACGAATAGCACATTCCAGGGGCTTGACACGGTCCAGATCTACAAGGCCGACTCCGGCGGTGTGGTGACAGTCCAGGGGACGAGCATCTCTGGCGGGACGAACTCGACGGTCCTTGGGTCGGGGTTCGTGATCAACTACACCGGGAACTTCTACATCGTCACCAACTTCCACGTAGTAAGCGGGGTGAACGGCATCACGGTGACGTTCCAGGACGGGGACGCCTACCCGGCCACGGTGCTGGGGAGCGACGGTTACAGCGACCTCGCTGTGCTGAACGTGAGCGCGCCCGCTTCTGAGTTCCACCCCCTCGACCTGGTCAGTTCAGCGCTCCTGGCCGTCGGTCAGCCAGTGGCCGTCATCGGCAACCCCTTCGGGCTCGCCGGGTCGATGACCGCGGGGATAGTCAGCCAGCTGGGGAGGACCATCTCCGACCCTCTGGCAGGGAACTTCGCGATAGCCGACGTCATCCAGTTCAGCGCCCCGATCAACCCCGGGAACTCCGGAGGTCCGCTGCTGGACTCCCAGGGGGCGGTGGTGGGGATAACGACGGCGACGGTCCAGAGTTCTCAGGGGGTCGGGTTCGCCATCCCTTCTGACACCATCCTGAAGGAGCTCTCTTCCCTAGTGACTACCGGCTCCTATGACCTCCACTCCTACATGGGGATCACCACAGTGGACATGAGTTACCAGCTCGCCCAACTGGAGAACGCAAACGTCACCTATGGTGTCCTGGTCGAGCAGGTCGTAAGCGGAGGACCGGCCCAGGCCGCTGGGCTAAAGGGGGGGACCGGCACGGCAGATGTGAGCGGGAGCAGCTATCTCATCGGCGGAGACATAATCACGGCAGTCAACGGGACGAAAATCGTGAACTCCGACTCGCTGTCCACCTACCTGGAAGAGTACACCCTACCCGGTCAGACCCTGTCCCTCAGCATAATCAGGGACGGGCAGCAGATGACCATCAACCTGGTCTTGGGGACCAGGCCGCCTCCACCCTCGGGCTAG
- a CDS encoding translation initiation factor IF-5A, giving the protein MSRPAELGSVKEGSYIIIDDEPCKVVSREHFKPGKHGSAKVRLVALSLFTGSKKSYVAPAESRVDIPMIDKRSGQVTSIMDNTIQIMDLQTFEVLETSKPTPEEMAELSGELVPGVEVEYWSMLGRNRIMRVKGGS; this is encoded by the coding sequence TTGAGCAGGCCCGCAGAACTCGGAAGCGTGAAAGAAGGGAGTTACATCATCATCGACGATGAGCCGTGCAAGGTAGTCAGCCGGGAGCACTTCAAACCGGGGAAGCACGGGAGCGCCAAGGTGAGGCTCGTCGCACTTTCTCTCTTCACGGGGTCGAAGAAGAGCTACGTGGCGCCAGCCGAGTCCAGGGTCGACATCCCCATGATAGACAAGAGGTCGGGGCAGGTCACTTCGATAATGGACAACACCATCCAGATCATGGACCTTCAGACCTTCGAGGTGCTTGAGACGTCGAAGCCTACGCCCGAGGAGATGGCCGAGCTCAGTGGGGAACTCGTCCCCGGGGTCGAGGTCGAATACTGGTCGATGCTGGGCCGGAACAGGATAATGCGCGTCAAAGGCGGGAGCTAA
- a CDS encoding NOB1 family endonuclease: MSDPAYVLDSTAFYAGIPYQGSGRYYTTYLVLEEVKHHNVGSSFIQTRVMVTEPSPESTNRVKTTAAKTGDLGALSQTDISLLALALDLNGVDGGASLISDDFAVRNVAEVLSIPLAPTAMKGGEWKNITWKIYCRGCGKNYTNPKLVVCPVCGTQLVRKASNA, from the coding sequence TTGTCTGATCCGGCGTACGTCCTTGACTCTACAGCGTTCTACGCGGGGATACCCTACCAGGGGAGCGGCCGATATTATACCACGTATCTCGTCCTAGAAGAGGTCAAGCACCACAACGTAGGGTCTTCATTCATCCAGACCCGGGTGATGGTCACCGAGCCGTCCCCCGAATCCACGAACAGGGTGAAGACCACCGCAGCGAAGACGGGGGACCTGGGCGCCCTCTCACAGACTGATATCTCGCTGCTGGCGCTCGCCCTCGATCTGAATGGGGTCGACGGAGGTGCGAGCCTCATCTCAGACGACTTCGCGGTCCGGAACGTAGCCGAGGTCCTCTCAATCCCTCTCGCGCCGACCGCTATGAAGGGAGGAGAGTGGAAGAACATCACCTGGAAGATCTACTGCAGGGGGTGCGGGAAGAACTACACCAACCCGAAGCTTGTGGTCTGTCCCGTCTGCGGGACACAACTCGTCAGGAAGGCCTCCAACGCCTGA
- a CDS encoding class I SAM-dependent methyltransferase, producing MLEMSGVGPSDLVYDLGSGDGRIIVEAAKVYHSRAVGVEADPVRVFLSRLVVSANRLKGQVRVVWGNLFHVDLSEATVVTVFLSQGANQRLMPKLLSELRPGARVVSYVWTFEGWTPASRDAADRLSLYVVPARG from the coding sequence ATGCTCGAGATGAGCGGGGTGGGGCCTTCCGACTTGGTCTACGACCTGGGTTCCGGAGACGGGAGGATCATAGTGGAGGCGGCGAAGGTCTACCACTCGCGGGCCGTCGGAGTGGAGGCCGACCCGGTCCGGGTCTTCCTATCGCGCCTGGTCGTGTCAGCCAACCGTCTGAAGGGGCAGGTCAGGGTCGTGTGGGGGAACCTCTTCCACGTCGACTTGAGCGAGGCGACGGTGGTGACCGTCTTCCTTTCCCAGGGCGCCAACCAGAGGCTGATGCCGAAGCTCCTGTCAGAGTTGAGGCCGGGAGCGAGGGTGGTCTCTTATGTCTGGACCTTCGAGGGATGGACGCCTGCTTCCAGAGACGCGGCCGACAGGCTGTCACTTTATGTCGTCCCGGCACGCGGCTAG